In Miscanthus floridulus cultivar M001 chromosome 5, ASM1932011v1, whole genome shotgun sequence, one genomic interval encodes:
- the LOC136449426 gene encoding homeobox-leucine zipper protein HOX29-like, with translation MVTAKEAAAAAMDASKYVRYTPEQVEALERLYYECPKPSSLRRQQLVRDCSVLASVDPKQIKVWFQNRRCREKQRKESSRLQALNRKLTAMNKLLMEENDRLQKQVSQLIYENGYYRQQTQSAGLATTDTSCESVVTSGHQNAAAAAAQAQPREAGPAGLMSIAEETLTEFLSKATGTAVEWVQMPGMKPGPDSIGIIAISHGCAGVAARACGLVGMEPAKVAEVLKDRPLWLRDCRSMEVVNVLPAGNNGTIELLYMQLYAPTTLAPARDFWLLRYTSILDDGSLVVCERSLSTKQGSPSMPLVQPFIRGEMLPSGFLIRPSDGGGSVIHIVDHMDLEPWSVPEVVRPLYESSAMVAQNMSMAALRYLRQVAHEDTHSVITGWGRQPAALRALSQKLTRGFNEALNGLADDGWSVIESDGVDDVCISVNSSLSKVINYNATFNNGLPVVGSSVLCAKASMLLQDVSPPALLRFMREQRSQWADSNLDAFFASAMKPNFCNLPMSRLGGFSGQVILPLAHTFDPEEFLEVIKLGNASNYQDALLHHDLFLLQMYNGVDENMVDTCLELIFAPIDASFSDDSPLLPSGFRIIPIDAPLDTSSPKCTLDLASTLEVGTPRSRINGSGPGNSACAGSKAVMTIVFQFAFESHLQDRVAAMARQYIRSIIASVQRIALALSSSRLVPHGSSISHSPASLEATTLARWICQSYRFHFGAELIKSADGSGCEAVLKTLWHHASAILCCSLKALPVFTFANQSGLDMLETTVVALQDITLEKVFDDQGRKNLCAELPGIMEQGFTCIPGGLFVSGLGRPVSYEKALAWKVLDDDSGAHCICFMFVNWSFV, from the exons ATGGTGACGGCCAaggaggccgcggcggcggccatggacgCCAGCAAGTACGTGCGGTACACGCCGGAGCAGGTGGAGGCGCTGGAGCGGCTCTACTACGAGTGCCCCAAGCCGAGCTCGCTGCGCCGCCAGCAGCTCGTCCGCGACTGCTCCGTCCTCGCCAGCGTCGACCCCAAGCAGATCAAAGTCTGGTTCCAGAACCGCAG GTGCCGGGAGAAGCAGCGGAAGGAGTCATCCCGGCTGCAGGCGCTGAACCGGAAGCTGACGGCCATGAACAAGCTGCTCATGGAGGAGAACGACCGCCTGCAGAAGCAGGTCTCGCAGCTCATCTACGAGAACGGCTACTACCGCCAGCAGACGCAGAGC GCGGGGCTGGCGACCACGGACACGAGCTGCGAGTCGGTCGTCACCAGTGGCCACCAgaacgcggccgcggcggcggcacaAGCCCAGCCGCGCGAAGCAGGCCCTGCTGG GCTCATGTCCATAGCGGAGGAGACACTGACGGAGTTTCTGTCCAAGGCCACCGGGACCGCCGTCGAGTGGGTCCAGATGCCCGGGATGAAG CCTGGTCCGGATTCCATTGGAATCATTGCCATCTCGCATGGTTGTGCGGGTGTCGCTGCGCGAGCCTGCGGCCTCGTGGGTATGGAGCCTGCCAAA GTTGCTGAAGTCCTCAAGGATCGGCCGCTGTGGCTACGCGATTGCCGATCTATGGAGGTGGTGAATGTTCTTCCTGCCGGTAACAATGgcacaattgagcttctctacaTGCAG CTCTATGCCCCCACAACGCTGGCGCCAGCTCGCGACTTCTGGTTGCTGCGGTACACCTCCATTCTTGATGATGGAAGTTTAGTG GTATGTGAGAGATCACTCAGTACCAAGCAGGGCAGCCCAAGCATGCCTCTTGTCCAACCTTTTATCAGGGGTGAAATGCTTCCTAGTGGGTTCTTGATTCGGCCTAGCGACGGTGGAGGCAGTGTTATACACATCGTTGATCATATGGACTTGGAG CCTTGGAGCGTGCCTGAAGTCGTGCGGCCACTGTATGAATCATCTGCAATGGTTGCTCAGAATATGTCAATGGCG GCTTTGCGCTATCTTAGGCAGGTTGCTCATGAAGATACCCATTCTGTAATAACCGGATGGGGACGGCAGCCTGCTGCTTTACGGGCTCTGAGCCAAAAGCTCACCAG AGGTTTCAATGAAGCTCTCAATGGGCTTGCTGATGATGGATGGTCTGTGATTGAAAGTGATGGAGTGGACGATGTTTGTATCTCTGTGAACTCGTCCCTGAGTAAAGTGATCAACTACAATGCAACTTTCAATAATGGATTGCCTGTAGTCGGTAGCAGTGTACTCTGTGCAAAGGCATCGATGCTGCTGCAG GATGTTTCTCCGCCGGCACTCCTGCGCTTTATGCGGGAACAGCGGTCGCAGTGGGCTGACAGCAATTTAGATGCATTCTTTGCTTCTGCAATGAAACCAAATTTCTGCAATTTGCCTATGTCTCGCCTTGGAGGATTTAGTGGTCAGGTCATACTTCCTTTAGCCCACACGTTTGACCCTGAAGAA TTCCTCGAGGTTATAAAATTAGGAAATGCCAGTAATTATCAAGACGCACTCCTGCACCATGATCTGTTTCTGTTACAG ATGTACAATGGGGTAGACGAGAACATGGTAGACACTTGTTTAGAGCTCATCTTTGCCCCTATAGATGCATCATTCAGTGATGACTCACCACTGCTCCCATCTGGTTTCCGCATCATTCCGATCGACGCTCCTCTT GACACATCCAGCCCCAAGTGCACGCTGGACCTTGCCTCCACCCTTGAAGTTGGAACTCCCAGAAGCAGGATAAATGGGAGCGGTCCTGGAAATTCTGCTTGTGCTGGCTCAAAGGCTGTGATGACGATCGTGTTTCAGTTTGCCTTCGAGAGCCATCTGCAGGACAGAGTTGCAGCCATGGCGAGGCAGTACATACGAAGCATCATCGCATCAGTTCAGAGGATCGCGCTGGCGCTCTCCTCCTCGCGCCTAGTTCCTCATGGCAGCAGCATCAGTCACAGTCCTGCTAGTCTGGAGGCAACCACGCTTGCCAGATGGATCTGCCAGAGTTACAG ATTTCATTTTGGGGCTGAGCTTATCAAATCCGCAGACGGTAGCGGCTGTGAAGCAGTGCTAAAAACCCTTTGGCATCATGCCAGTGCTATACTCTGCTGCTCTTTGAAG GCCTTGCCAGTGTTCACGTTCGCAAACCAGTCCGGCCTCGACATGCTGGAGACGACCGTGGTGGCGCTGCAGGACATCACCCTGGAgaaagtgtttgatgaccaaGGGAGGAAGAACCTGTGCGCGGAGCTCCCTGGCATCATGGAGCAGGGGTTCACGTGCATCCCCGGCGGGCTGTTCGTGTCCGGCCTGGGCCGGCCGGTGTCGTACGAGAAGGCGCTGGCGTGGAAGGTGCTCGACGACGACAGTGGCGCGCACTGCATCTGCTTCATGTTCGTCAACTGGTCGTTTGTGTAA